The DNA region TTCTGACGGGTCTGGTTCCGACTACGAATCTGACTCGGGGTGCTCGGCGGAGATGACCACgcaggtgatggtgggtggaATCCGAGGATGGGTCAAGGCGTATGGCggagagatgatggaggggtacGACGAAAAGACCTGGGAGCACCCGAAGCCTGATGAGGAGACCCGTTGAGGAAGGACGCGTCGGTGATGGGGTATCTcgtttttttctcctttccATTCGCCCTAAACCGTCCTTGCTTCCgattctcttctttctcaaATGATATAACGCCAGACCCCTCTGCCCAAAATACAATAGCCTATTCCCACAATTGTCCGATACCAAAAGTGATGCGATAACGAAATGATTACTGCCCGACGTCGCCGTGACTTTATTCGTGCAAAGGATCGAATCTGAGAGTGCTTAGCCGCGGTGTCCTCCCCTGTCGTCGCCGCCAATTCTCTCGAGCGCTTCAAGCATGACAACTGAGTTTCCGCGAATGACCTGTCCACCCGAATGACAGATTAGCCAACCCAACATGGATACGCCAAAAGTTCAGCGGGCCGGAGACATACCACCATGCCGAGCTTGACCTTCTCACcgccatccttctcctcgaccgCATCGTCCATTACAATGTTTAAAAAGACCTATTTCGACGTCGTCAGAACGGTAAATCGTAACATGGGAAAACGGGGACCATACATCGTATCCGCGCAGGACGCCAATGACCTTGCGGCTGCCGTTGAGCTGGACGAAGAGACGCTTGTCAAGATACTTGTGTAGAACATGTTAGCGTACAGCCCTGAAAGAAACCATAGGGCATAAAAAGCCATACCTTCTTGAGTTCTGGTTGCGCGGGAGCCATCTTGACGTTttgatgtggtgttgtgtttTGCGCAACAAGCTGTTCTGCGATTGGCGATTGatggggttgctgctgctgcacgTCTTCAAAGTGGCTCCAGCTCTGTGGCTCAGGGCGCGTGGTGGTTCACGTCTCCAGCCAGAAATCTTGCCCAAAAGTAATGTCACGTGTAGggcgataagataagattTCATGGTCCAGGATCTGAACAACAGCATCCTGGCACAAAATGGCTTGCACATATAAACTATTCAAAGATAGAGAGTCATGAACAGTAACAGTAGCTATCGAGTGATGTCAAACTTCTCATCTGTCAAGCTTTATGCAAGAGAAACAAATGTCAATTTGGATCCAAAGTATCCCCAATATTCTGACTTCCGGTGTAAGTGTTAGCACTCCACACTTGTGATTGGTCAGACACCTCGTGCCCAGGTGGACCCGCCCACTGCCGTTGACATCTTGATCGCGGGTCGCAGCCAAAACCATCTTcggccatcatcaaacaacccaaactcGGCAACATGAGCACCTTCGCCTCCAAGCGCAAAGCGCGCGTTATCCAGACCTTTGACGACGATGTAAATGACTTGAGCCCATCAAAATCCAACGGGACGGACGAGCAGAAAGCATCTGGTAAGTACATGCCTGTCTATCGCGACATTCCCTCTGCCAAGCAGCTGAAAGCCTCTTTTGCTGATACCCAAAAGAAGAGCAAGCAAGCTGATGCGCTGCCGCCAGAACCAACTGCCCCCGCGCGCATCAAATTCCGATCGAAACCAGCCAAATCGTCGGCCCTGCGAAAAAGCGTCCATGTCGCCGACGAGGACAGCGGTACCGCTCGCGCGCTGTCAACGGCGACAACCACtggagatgacgaggacgccGACTCTGGTGCGCCAGTGGTGGTTCGGCCGGCCCTGGGTCGGGCTGGgtcaacaaaaaaaaagaaacgacCAACGGCAGCGTCACGGCTCTCTTTTGGGGGCGCCGAAGAGGCCGGGGCCGAGGAACCATCAGCAGGCGAGAATCCATTCACGCCCAAAAAGACACTGGGTCAGCGCGCGCTGGAAAACAATGCCCTCCGAAGATCCGCCTCACTCCAAAATCTTGCGGGTACTCTGCCCATGAggt from Podospora pseudoanserina strain CBS 124.78 chromosome 1, whole genome shotgun sequence includes:
- the SMG1 gene encoding Serine/threonine-protein kinase smg1 (EggNog:ENOG503P71Q; COG:A), coding for MAPAQPELKKYLDKRLFVQLNGSRKVIGVLRGYDVFLNIVMDDAVEEKDGGEKVKLGMVVIRGNSVVMLEALERIGGDDRGGHRG